The window TCGAAACAAACAGACCTTCATCGATATGATTTACCTCGTCGCAGGACATTTGAATTTGACTGAATAGTTCCTTACCCACACAGAATAACGAGGAACCAGGACGACAGAACCCAAAGGAGGGGTGCGGCAGACCGCACCCCGAAACAAGAGCAGTTTAGGTCAGCCCTTTCAGACGCTTTTTCGGGCTAGAAAACGGCGTAGTCGGCGTCCAGCGGGTCGGCGACGAACATGCAGCCCGGGGAGTGGGTGATGGCGAACTCCGGCTTCACCGCCATGATCGCCGCCTGGGGCGTGACCCCGCAGGCCCAGAAGACGGGGATCTCTTCCTTCCGGATTTCGACGGGGTCGCCGAAGTCCGGCTTGCCGATATCCGCGATGCCGATGGCCGCCGGGTCCCCGATATGGACCGGAGCACCGTGCACCGCCGGGAACCGTCCCGTGCAGAGCACCGCCTTCGGCACCAGGGAGGCGGGGATCGGCCGCATGGAGACGACCATCGGACCGCTCAGGCGCCCCGCGGGATGGCAGGGGATGCTGGTGACGAACATGGGGACGTTGCAGTCGCACTCGATGTGCCGCACGCCGATGTGCGACTGGATCAGTGCCCCCTCGAAGGAGAAGGAGCAGCCCAGGAGGAAGGCGACGAGGTCGTCCCTCCAGTATTGCGTCACGTCCGTCGGCTGGTCGACGCACTCGCCGTTCTTCCAGACGCGGTAGCGCGGGATGTCCGTCGCGACGTTCGCGCCCGGCGCCACCAGCCGCGGCTCGGTGTCCCCGGGCTCCGTGACGTCGAGAATGGGACAGGGCTTGGGGTTGCGCTGGGCGAACACCAGAAAGTCGTAGGCCAGATCCTTGGGGAGCACCACCAGGTTGGCCTGCACGTGGCCC of the Fretibacterium sp. OH1220_COT-178 genome contains:
- a CDS encoding putative hydro-lyase, with the translated sequence MSDYANHSPQEVRRMIREGRWDRPTSGMCSGHVQANLVVLPKDLAYDFLVFAQRNPKPCPILDVTEPGDTEPRLVAPGANVATDIPRYRVWKNGECVDQPTDVTQYWRDDLVAFLLGCSFSFEGALIQSHIGVRHIECDCNVPMFVTSIPCHPAGRLSGPMVVSMRPIPASLVPKAVLCTGRFPAVHGAPVHIGDPAAIGIADIGKPDFGDPVEIRKEEIPVFWACGVTPQAAIMAVKPEFAITHSPGCMFVADPLDADYAVF